GTCGCCCTGCCCGTTGAGGGTATGGCAGGCAAAGCAGGTGTGCTGGAACACCACGAAACCGCGCTGCACGGGGCTGTCGGCCTTCAGGGCTGGGTCGGGCAGGATGGCCGGGAAGCGTTCGGCCACTGACGGCTGGCGGCGGATGCTGGCCAACTGGAACGGCCATTGCTCCGGGCCGATCTTCATGGCTTCCGGATCGGTCCACACCACATAGAACGGACCGGCGTCACCCTTGATCTCGTCCAGCGTCGGCCAGGGGTGGGTGGGGTCCTCAACCGCCAGCCAGGCTTGCGAACCCTGGGCGCGGACGATCAGCGCGGCGGAAATCTGCGCGGCGAAACCGTCGGAGGCAACGAACTGCAGGGTGTCCCCCGGCGATGCGCCATCCAGCAAAGCCTTCAGCGGCACCGCCCGGTAGCGCATGGCGCGCTTGAATGCCACGTCGGCGGGAATGGTCACGTCGCGTGCGTCACTGCGCGCCAGCAGTTGCGCCGTCGTGTAGGTCTTGGTGCCGTGCCCCAGGTCAATGACCAGGTCGGCCGCGTGCAGGGGCAGGGCGAGCCACAGGGCAAGCAGACACAGGCGGCGAAGCGCGCGAATCATTGGATGGCATTCCCTTTCCAAGAATCTAACGATTGTAGGCGCCTCGGCCAGCTTGCCAAAAGCTGAACGAAACGATGAAGACGCTTGAACTCGGTCCGCACCGGCCACACTAAGAATTCGTATCGCCGTGACGGCGACAAGAAGTGGTGCAGCCTTATCGTGCCACTGAGGGGTCGGTCCTTTTCCCCTCTTTGTTTTGGACCAGGCCTGACAAACCCCGCTAGCCCCTCCCCTGGCTACCGGGGTTTTTATTTGCCTGCGGTTTGACGAGCAACTCCCCGCGATCGATGCAGGGCGAGGATAATCGCGCTACT
This genomic window from Dyella terrae contains:
- a CDS encoding cytochrome c, with the protein product MIRALRRLCLLALWLALPLHAADLVIDLGHGTKTYTTAQLLARSDARDVTIPADVAFKRAMRYRAVPLKALLDGASPGDTLQFVASDGFAAQISAALIVRAQGSQAWLAVEDPTHPWPTLDEIKGDAGPFYVVWTDPEAMKIGPEQWPFQLASIRRQPSVAERFPAILPDPALKADSPVQRGFVVFQHTCFACHTLNGQGDAKLGPDLNIPHSPTEYLREDLFRAYIRDPQALRHWPQARMPGFDRKALSDQDLDDLLTYLRHMAGRKVQP